From a single Oreochromis niloticus isolate F11D_XX linkage group LG4, O_niloticus_UMD_NMBU, whole genome shotgun sequence genomic region:
- the st6galnac2 gene encoding alpha-N-acetylgalactosaminide alpha-2,6-sialyltransferase 2 isoform X3 produces MRVYFIRQQTWGQVTRMTPTAQQENNTIEAPCSLRKEVRKHPVFRRKFQFSVPVLQWAESFARPTWEQLKKRKPPYGWKELPVNVLDSTLSLLKSSDLFDGRSPGRCIRRAVVGNGGILRGSRQGMNIDSHDFVFRMNGAVITGFEEDVGTRTSFYGFTTNTLKHALSWYHDDGFTEIPQSPETKYIFIPSDLRDYVMIAAAIRGQTVSLGTDRGDRPWEHFGHQAAENFRLLHPGFISYVTHKFLSSPRLADVRVREMYMPSTGALMLMTALHTCDQVSAFGFLTRNYASFSDHYYDSVWRPLKFYANHDLPMEGELWEELYRHRIIMLYQRSADS; encoded by the exons ATGCGAGTCTATTTTATAAG ACAGCAGACCTGGGGTCAGGTGACACGGATGACGCCGACAGCTCAGCAGGAAAACAACACG ATAGAAGCACCGTGCTCCCTGAGGAAGGAGGTGAGGAAGCATCCAGTCTTCAGGAGGAAGTTCCAGTTCTCGGTGCCGGTTCTTCAGTGGGCTGAGAGTTTCGCCAGACCGACCTGGGAGCAGCTGAAGAAGCGCAAACCTCCGTACGGCTGGAAGGAACTTCCTGTTAACG tcctcGACTCCACCCTCTCTCTTCTTAAAAGCTCCGATCTCTTTGATGGCCGCTCCCCTGGCAGGTGCATCCGGCGTGCCGTGGTGGGAAACGGAGGTATCCTCCGAGGGTCCCGGCAGGGGATGAACATCGACAGTCACGACTTTGTCTTCAG AATGAACGGGGCAGTGATCACAGGCTTTGAGGAAGACGTGGGCACGAGGACTTCCTTCTACGGCTTCACCACCAACACCTTGAAGCACGCGCTGAGCTGGTACCACGACGACGGCTTCACCGAAATCCCTCAGAGCCCG gagaccaAATACATCTTCATCCCATCAGACCTCAGAGATTACGTGATGATAGCCGCTGCTATTCGGGGACAGACTGTCAGCTTGGGCACAGATAGAGGAGACAG ACCCTGGGAGCATTTTGGCCACCAAGCAGCTGAAAACTTCAGGCTCCTCCACCCAGGCTTCATCTCCTACGTGACACACAA ATTCCTGTCATCGCCTCGGCTGGCTGATGTCAGGGTTCGTGAGATGTACATGCCGAGCACTGGTGCTCTGATGCTGATGACTGCCTTACACACCTGTgaccag GTTTCTGCCTTCGGTTTCCTCACCAGGAACTACGCATCGTTCTCCGATCATTACTACGACTCCGTGTGGAGGCCTCTGAAGTTCTACGCCAACCACGACCTGCCGATGGAGGGCGAGCTGTGGGAGGAGCTGTACCGTCACAGGATCATCATGCTGTACCAGAGGAGCGCAGACAGCTGA
- the st6galnac2 gene encoding alpha-N-acetylgalactosaminide alpha-2,6-sialyltransferase 2 isoform X2 has product MRVYFIRCVFLLLGIFCFFIFTFFYRQQTWGQVTRMTPTAQQENNTIEAPCSLRKEVRKHPVFRRKFQFSVPVLQWAESFARPTWEQLKKRKPPYGWKELPVNVLDSTLSLLKSSDLFDGRSPGRCIRRAVVGNGGILRGSRQGMNIDSHDFVFRMNGAVITGFEEDVGTRTSFYGFTTNTLKHALSWYHDDGFTEIPQSPETKYIFIPSDLRDYVMIAAAIRGQTVSLGTDRGDRPWEHFGHQAAENFRLLHPGFISYVTHKFLSSPRLADVRVREMYMPSTGALMLMTALHTCDQVSAFGFLTRNYASFSDHYYDSVWRPLKFYANHDLPMEGELWEELYRHRIIMLYQRSADS; this is encoded by the exons ATGCGAGTCTATTTTATAAGGTGTGTTTTCCTCCTTTTGGggattttctgcttcttcatctTCACCTTTTTTTACAG ACAGCAGACCTGGGGTCAGGTGACACGGATGACGCCGACAGCTCAGCAGGAAAACAACACG ATAGAAGCACCGTGCTCCCTGAGGAAGGAGGTGAGGAAGCATCCAGTCTTCAGGAGGAAGTTCCAGTTCTCGGTGCCGGTTCTTCAGTGGGCTGAGAGTTTCGCCAGACCGACCTGGGAGCAGCTGAAGAAGCGCAAACCTCCGTACGGCTGGAAGGAACTTCCTGTTAACG tcctcGACTCCACCCTCTCTCTTCTTAAAAGCTCCGATCTCTTTGATGGCCGCTCCCCTGGCAGGTGCATCCGGCGTGCCGTGGTGGGAAACGGAGGTATCCTCCGAGGGTCCCGGCAGGGGATGAACATCGACAGTCACGACTTTGTCTTCAG AATGAACGGGGCAGTGATCACAGGCTTTGAGGAAGACGTGGGCACGAGGACTTCCTTCTACGGCTTCACCACCAACACCTTGAAGCACGCGCTGAGCTGGTACCACGACGACGGCTTCACCGAAATCCCTCAGAGCCCG gagaccaAATACATCTTCATCCCATCAGACCTCAGAGATTACGTGATGATAGCCGCTGCTATTCGGGGACAGACTGTCAGCTTGGGCACAGATAGAGGAGACAG ACCCTGGGAGCATTTTGGCCACCAAGCAGCTGAAAACTTCAGGCTCCTCCACCCAGGCTTCATCTCCTACGTGACACACAA ATTCCTGTCATCGCCTCGGCTGGCTGATGTCAGGGTTCGTGAGATGTACATGCCGAGCACTGGTGCTCTGATGCTGATGACTGCCTTACACACCTGTgaccag GTTTCTGCCTTCGGTTTCCTCACCAGGAACTACGCATCGTTCTCCGATCATTACTACGACTCCGTGTGGAGGCCTCTGAAGTTCTACGCCAACCACGACCTGCCGATGGAGGGCGAGCTGTGGGAGGAGCTGTACCGTCACAGGATCATCATGCTGTACCAGAGGAGCGCAGACAGCTGA
- the st6galnac2 gene encoding alpha-N-acetylgalactosaminide alpha-2,6-sialyltransferase 2 isoform X1, with the protein MRVYFIRCVFLLLGIFCFFIFTFFYRYVRHHTRQHQQRQQTWGQVTRMTPTAQQENNTIEAPCSLRKEVRKHPVFRRKFQFSVPVLQWAESFARPTWEQLKKRKPPYGWKELPVNVLDSTLSLLKSSDLFDGRSPGRCIRRAVVGNGGILRGSRQGMNIDSHDFVFRMNGAVITGFEEDVGTRTSFYGFTTNTLKHALSWYHDDGFTEIPQSPETKYIFIPSDLRDYVMIAAAIRGQTVSLGTDRGDRPWEHFGHQAAENFRLLHPGFISYVTHKFLSSPRLADVRVREMYMPSTGALMLMTALHTCDQVSAFGFLTRNYASFSDHYYDSVWRPLKFYANHDLPMEGELWEELYRHRIIMLYQRSADS; encoded by the exons ATGCGAGTCTATTTTATAAGGTGTGTTTTCCTCCTTTTGGggattttctgcttcttcatctTCACCTTTTTTTACAGGTATGTGCGCCATCACACACGTCAGCATCAACAAAG ACAGCAGACCTGGGGTCAGGTGACACGGATGACGCCGACAGCTCAGCAGGAAAACAACACG ATAGAAGCACCGTGCTCCCTGAGGAAGGAGGTGAGGAAGCATCCAGTCTTCAGGAGGAAGTTCCAGTTCTCGGTGCCGGTTCTTCAGTGGGCTGAGAGTTTCGCCAGACCGACCTGGGAGCAGCTGAAGAAGCGCAAACCTCCGTACGGCTGGAAGGAACTTCCTGTTAACG tcctcGACTCCACCCTCTCTCTTCTTAAAAGCTCCGATCTCTTTGATGGCCGCTCCCCTGGCAGGTGCATCCGGCGTGCCGTGGTGGGAAACGGAGGTATCCTCCGAGGGTCCCGGCAGGGGATGAACATCGACAGTCACGACTTTGTCTTCAG AATGAACGGGGCAGTGATCACAGGCTTTGAGGAAGACGTGGGCACGAGGACTTCCTTCTACGGCTTCACCACCAACACCTTGAAGCACGCGCTGAGCTGGTACCACGACGACGGCTTCACCGAAATCCCTCAGAGCCCG gagaccaAATACATCTTCATCCCATCAGACCTCAGAGATTACGTGATGATAGCCGCTGCTATTCGGGGACAGACTGTCAGCTTGGGCACAGATAGAGGAGACAG ACCCTGGGAGCATTTTGGCCACCAAGCAGCTGAAAACTTCAGGCTCCTCCACCCAGGCTTCATCTCCTACGTGACACACAA ATTCCTGTCATCGCCTCGGCTGGCTGATGTCAGGGTTCGTGAGATGTACATGCCGAGCACTGGTGCTCTGATGCTGATGACTGCCTTACACACCTGTgaccag GTTTCTGCCTTCGGTTTCCTCACCAGGAACTACGCATCGTTCTCCGATCATTACTACGACTCCGTGTGGAGGCCTCTGAAGTTCTACGCCAACCACGACCTGCCGATGGAGGGCGAGCTGTGGGAGGAGCTGTACCGTCACAGGATCATCATGCTGTACCAGAGGAGCGCAGACAGCTGA
- the st6galnac2 gene encoding alpha-N-acetylgalactosaminide alpha-2,6-sialyltransferase 2 isoform X4, whose protein sequence is MRVYFIRCVFLLLGIFCFFIFTFFYRYVRHHTRQHQQRQQTWGQVTRMTPTAQQENNTIEAPCSLRKEVRKHPVFRRKFQFSVPVLQWAESFARPTWEQLKKRKPPYGWKELPVNVLDSTLSLLKSSDLFDGRSPGRCIRRAVVGNGGILRGSRQGMNIDSHDFVFRMNGAVITGFEEDVGTRTSFYGFTTNTLKHALSWYHDDGFTEIPQSPETKYIFIPSDLRDYVMIAAAIRGQTVSLGTDRGDRPWEHFGHQAAENFRLLHPGFISYVTHK, encoded by the exons ATGCGAGTCTATTTTATAAGGTGTGTTTTCCTCCTTTTGGggattttctgcttcttcatctTCACCTTTTTTTACAGGTATGTGCGCCATCACACACGTCAGCATCAACAAAG ACAGCAGACCTGGGGTCAGGTGACACGGATGACGCCGACAGCTCAGCAGGAAAACAACACG ATAGAAGCACCGTGCTCCCTGAGGAAGGAGGTGAGGAAGCATCCAGTCTTCAGGAGGAAGTTCCAGTTCTCGGTGCCGGTTCTTCAGTGGGCTGAGAGTTTCGCCAGACCGACCTGGGAGCAGCTGAAGAAGCGCAAACCTCCGTACGGCTGGAAGGAACTTCCTGTTAACG tcctcGACTCCACCCTCTCTCTTCTTAAAAGCTCCGATCTCTTTGATGGCCGCTCCCCTGGCAGGTGCATCCGGCGTGCCGTGGTGGGAAACGGAGGTATCCTCCGAGGGTCCCGGCAGGGGATGAACATCGACAGTCACGACTTTGTCTTCAG AATGAACGGGGCAGTGATCACAGGCTTTGAGGAAGACGTGGGCACGAGGACTTCCTTCTACGGCTTCACCACCAACACCTTGAAGCACGCGCTGAGCTGGTACCACGACGACGGCTTCACCGAAATCCCTCAGAGCCCG gagaccaAATACATCTTCATCCCATCAGACCTCAGAGATTACGTGATGATAGCCGCTGCTATTCGGGGACAGACTGTCAGCTTGGGCACAGATAGAGGAGACAG ACCCTGGGAGCATTTTGGCCACCAAGCAGCTGAAAACTTCAGGCTCCTCCACCCAGGCTTCATCTCCTACGTGACACACAAGTAA